CTGCTTTTTCCGTATTTAAACGTAAAAAGAGGTCCACCGTTTTATCTATCAAATTGTCCCATTTATTCAAATCATCCCGGTGTTTTTCTCTGAAATTTTCATAAGCAAGTCCGGGGATGACCTGAAACATTGAACCGCTTTTTTCTTCTTGCAGCAGTCCCGCGTTTGACAGTCTTTTTTTCACATCGTCGAGAGCCTGGCAATATGGGCCATAGGAGCCGCGCACATGCTCCAAGCCTGTCGGTAAGCCCAGGACGGTAGCTACATAGGCAATTTTCTGGAAAATGGTTCGACCCACGGGCATATGATATTTTTGTTTTTCAATACGGTAAACTATTTCAATCAACGCGGCCCATGCAGGGTTTATCTTTTGCAGGATTGACTCTCCCGAATTGGAGCCTCCAAGGTTAATCTCGCGTGAAAGAAACTTTTCTGTCAATTGGGCAGGTGGAGTACCGTAGGGGGCATAAAGTTCCACCGGAATATCCAGCTTCGAAAGGTATTTAAACATCAAAGGTCCGACAGTTTCCCAGAGTAACTGGCCATTACCACACCCCAGAGGCGGCATTGCTATGGATTTCACACCCCATTCCCTATACTTGGAAACAAATATTTTCAAACCTTTCTCGATATCCTCTATTCGTGATGCTGCACGCCAGTGGCTCTTCGTCGGGAAGTTTATAATTTGCGGGGGGAACAAAGATGCTTTGAATAGATATGGAACGCCGGGTTTTATCTCGTGCCGTTCGCATCGCTTGACGTAATCTTCGAACATCTCCGGAAAAAGCTTCTTGAATTCAGCAGCTATACCTTTTCCCATAATACCGACACAATTAACGGTATTGACAAGGGTACTCGCCTTTGATTTAAGAATATCGCCGACAGCTACCTGTATCATATTGCCTCCCGTTATCTGAAAAACAGATATGTATTAATTTTAACAGATATTTTATCATTTTTCTCTTGAAAAGAAC
This window of the Pseudomonadota bacterium genome carries:
- a CDS encoding macro domain-containing protein — encoded protein: MIQVAVGDILKSKASTLVNTVNCVGIMGKGIAAEFKKLFPEMFEDYVKRCERHEIKPGVPYLFKASLFPPQIINFPTKSHWRAASRIEDIEKGLKIFVSKYREWGVKSIAMPPLGCGNGQLLWETVGPLMFKYLSKLDIPVELYAPYGTPPAQLTEKFLSREINLGGSNSGESILQKINPAWAALIEIVYRIEKQKYHMPVGRTIFQKIAYVATVLGLPTGLEHVRGSYGPYCQALDDVKKRLSNAGLLQEEKSGSMFQVIPGLAYENFREKHRDDLNKWDNLIDKTVDLFLRLNTEKAEIVATVLFTERTTNKGSMTEKDVLQAVMKWKQKRRPPISEAEVAETIRNLGMLKWFQLTPSVDLPIQDEWVQ